From a single Aestuariibius sp. HNIBRBA575 genomic region:
- a CDS encoding alkane 1-monooxygenase: MTLFAVISSLPVFLISIAAIWGGWWVLAAFFYQTALAALLDELVALTLSEDPDREFPAADPLSVFLAVAHFWILAICIAALSGDTGLTLWEKIPLFLASGLFLGQVSNSNAHELIHRGARPLHRLGKWVYITLLFGHHTSAHPLVHHIHVATDQDPNSARKGESYYRFAKRAWIGSFVAGYRAETVRLARIKRRKWHHPYILYLSGAGLMMALAYLGHGIPGLISLFLLAGFAQSQLLISDYVQHYGLRRTILANGKPEPVSDGHSWNARHWFTSSLMLNAPRHSDHHAHPARPYPQLRLTSEMPQLPRSLPVMATLALWPKHWKRVMDPLVQHQQDAQIRQRPAGHDIVD; the protein is encoded by the coding sequence ATGACCCTTTTTGCCGTGATTTCATCCCTGCCGGTGTTTCTCATCAGCATTGCCGCGATTTGGGGCGGATGGTGGGTGCTGGCGGCGTTTTTCTATCAAACCGCGTTGGCGGCTTTGCTGGATGAACTGGTTGCACTGACCCTATCCGAAGACCCCGACCGGGAATTCCCAGCCGCGGATCCCCTATCAGTGTTTCTGGCCGTCGCGCATTTCTGGATACTTGCGATCTGTATTGCTGCCCTTTCAGGGGATACTGGCCTGACTCTATGGGAAAAAATCCCGCTATTCCTAGCCTCGGGGCTGTTTCTGGGTCAGGTGAGCAATTCCAACGCTCATGAACTTATTCATCGTGGTGCCCGCCCCCTGCATCGGTTGGGGAAATGGGTCTATATCACGTTGCTGTTTGGCCATCACACCTCGGCGCATCCTTTGGTCCATCACATTCATGTGGCCACGGACCAGGACCCCAATTCCGCCCGCAAAGGCGAATCCTATTATCGCTTTGCCAAACGCGCCTGGATTGGTTCCTTTGTTGCCGGATATCGGGCCGAAACCGTTCGGTTGGCGCGGATCAAGCGGCGCAAATGGCACCACCCCTATATTTTATACCTCAGTGGTGCCGGATTGATGATGGCACTGGCCTATCTCGGTCATGGCATTCCTGGGCTGATTTCCCTGTTTTTGTTGGCAGGCTTCGCCCAAAGCCAATTGCTGATCTCTGACTATGTTCAACATTACGGGCTGCGCCGAACCATTCTGGCAAACGGCAAACCCGAACCTGTCTCAGATGGCCATAGTTGGAACGCAAGGCATTGGTTTACCTCATCTTTGATGCTGAATGCGCCCCGTCATTCTGACCATCACGCGCATCCAGCCCGTCCCTATCCGCAGCTCCGTTTGACATCGGAAATGCCACAATTGCCGCGCTCATTGCCAGTGATGGCGACCTTGGCATTGTGGCCAAAACACTGGAAACGGGTCATGGATCCATTGGTTCAACACCAGCAAGACGCGCAAATCCGGCAACGCCCCGCCGGGCATGATATTGTGGACTAG
- a CDS encoding SCP2 sterol-binding domain-containing protein, with the protein MSDVITKAVEALSDKIGGDSFDGSAKFVIDGEGAIMIDSDGVRASDDDADVTLTADADTFQSILEGELNPTAAFMTGKLTVDGDMGLAMKLSGVLG; encoded by the coding sequence ATGAGCGACGTGATCACCAAGGCCGTTGAGGCCCTAAGCGACAAAATTGGCGGCGATAGCTTTGATGGAAGCGCGAAATTTGTGATCGACGGCGAAGGCGCGATCATGATTGACAGCGACGGTGTGCGCGCATCTGATGATGATGCGGACGTGACCCTGACGGCGGATGCCGACACATTTCAATCAATCCTCGAAGGCGAACTGAACCCGACAGCCGCCTTTATGACCGGAAAGTTGACCGTAGATGGCGACATGGGTCTGGCAATGAAACTTTCGGGCGTACTTGGGTAA
- the fdxA gene encoding ferredoxin FdxA: protein MTYVVTENCIACKYTDCVEVCPVDCFYEGENFLVIHPDECIDCGVCEPECPADAIRPDTEPDMEKWVEFNRKYSEKWPVIISKKDPMPTAEEMDGKEGKMEMFSEAPGEGG, encoded by the coding sequence ATGACCTATGTCGTCACCGAAAACTGCATTGCATGCAAATACACCGATTGCGTTGAAGTCTGTCCGGTGGATTGCTTCTATGAAGGGGAAAACTTCCTCGTGATCCATCCGGATGAATGTATTGATTGCGGTGTGTGCGAACCCGAATGCCCCGCCGATGCGATCCGTCCGGACACAGAACCAGACATGGAGAAATGGGTCGAATTTAATCGGAAATACTCCGAAAAATGGCCTGTTATCATTTCCAAGAAAGACCCAATGCCAACCGCAGAAGAAATGGATGGCAAAGAGGGCAAGATGGAGATGTTCTCAGAAGCGCCCGGCGAAGGCGGCTGA
- a CDS encoding NAD(P)H-dependent oxidoreductase subunit E: MALDNREGVWKSGKGKGRKTPKGRQLDDQSWSEVKTLLGDSPRRRDMLIEYLHLIQDAYGHLSAAHLRALAEEMRISQAEIYEVATFYAHFDVVKEDAPVPPALTIRVCDSLSCELAGAQALQQALTDGLDPTEVRVLRAPCMGRCDTAPTLELGHNHIDHATFDKVLAAIQADDTHPIIPDYQDFAAYSADGGYQKLVDFRANGDVDALQDTLLEAGLRGLGGAGFPSGRKWSFVRAEAGPRYLAVNGDEGEPGTFKDRFHLEREPHMFLEGMLIAAHAVEAETCFIYMRDEYPAVLEILRREIKALEQSGLVEPGYIDLRRGAGAYICGEESAMIESIEGKRGLPRHRPPFVAQVGIFNRPTLVHNVETLYWVAQITRSGPQVFNSVEKNGRKGLRSFSVSGRVKQPGMHLLPAGSTIVDIIDAAGGMLDGHQFKAYQPGGPSSGLLPASLNDVPLDFDTLQPHDTFIGSAAVVVLSDQDSAKDAALNMLRFFEDESCGQCTPCRAGCEKAVKLMQADRWDQELLEELCTTMSDASICGLGQAAPNPIRLTMRHFPDEV, from the coding sequence ATGGCCTTGGATAATCGCGAAGGGGTCTGGAAATCTGGCAAGGGAAAGGGTCGTAAAACGCCCAAAGGTCGTCAATTGGATGACCAATCCTGGTCTGAGGTTAAGACGTTGCTGGGCGATTCCCCACGCCGTCGCGACATGCTGATTGAATATTTGCATTTGATTCAGGATGCTTATGGGCATCTGTCGGCCGCGCATTTACGCGCATTGGCCGAAGAAATGCGCATTTCTCAGGCTGAAATTTACGAAGTCGCGACTTTTTATGCGCATTTTGATGTCGTCAAAGAAGACGCGCCTGTGCCACCTGCATTAACCATTCGGGTGTGCGATTCTCTGTCATGTGAACTGGCCGGGGCGCAGGCGTTACAACAGGCGCTTACAGACGGGCTTGATCCAACAGAGGTGCGGGTTTTGCGGGCACCATGCATGGGGCGTTGTGACACGGCGCCAACATTGGAATTGGGTCATAATCACATCGATCACGCCACATTTGACAAAGTTCTAGCGGCAATCCAAGCAGACGATACCCATCCGATTATCCCGGATTATCAGGACTTTGCGGCCTATTCTGCCGATGGGGGTTATCAAAAACTGGTCGATTTCCGTGCAAACGGGGATGTGGATGCGCTGCAGGATACTTTGCTTGAAGCCGGTCTGCGCGGGCTGGGCGGGGCCGGGTTTCCTTCTGGCCGCAAATGGAGCTTTGTGCGCGCAGAAGCCGGGCCTCGCTATTTGGCCGTCAACGGGGACGAAGGCGAACCGGGCACATTCAAAGACCGGTTTCATCTGGAACGCGAGCCTCACATGTTCCTTGAGGGCATGTTGATCGCGGCCCATGCGGTCGAAGCAGAAACATGTTTCATTTATATGCGCGACGAATATCCCGCCGTTCTTGAAATTTTGCGACGTGAAATCAAAGCGTTGGAACAGTCCGGTCTGGTGGAACCCGGATATATCGATCTGCGCCGCGGGGCTGGGGCATATATCTGTGGCGAAGAAAGCGCGATGATCGAATCCATCGAAGGTAAACGTGGATTGCCGCGTCATCGCCCACCTTTTGTCGCGCAAGTTGGGATTTTTAATCGCCCGACATTGGTGCACAATGTCGAGACGCTGTATTGGGTCGCGCAAATCACCCGCTCTGGCCCGCAAGTCTTTAACTCTGTTGAGAAAAACGGTCGCAAAGGTTTGCGCAGTTTCTCTGTTTCAGGGCGTGTCAAACAGCCCGGGATGCATTTGCTGCCGGCGGGATCCACAATCGTCGACATTATAGACGCCGCTGGTGGAATGCTGGATGGGCATCAGTTTAAGGCCTATCAACCCGGGGGGCCTTCGTCGGGATTGCTGCCCGCATCCTTAAACGATGTGCCGCTGGATTTTGACACATTGCAACCCCATGACACGTTTATTGGGTCCGCTGCCGTGGTGGTTTTGTCTGATCAAGACAGCGCCAAAGACGCCGCATTGAACATGCTTCGGTTCTTTGAAGATGAAAGCTGCGGTCAATGTACGCCCTGTCGCGCGGGCTGTGAAAAGGCGGTTAAATTGATGCAAGCTGACCGCTGGGACCAGGAATTGTTGGAAGAATTATGCACAACAATGAGTGACGCCAGCATTTGCGGATTGGGTCAGGCGGCCCCAAATCCGATCCGTCTGACCATGCGTCATTTCCCCGACGAGGTATAA
- the xseA gene encoding exodeoxyribonuclease VII large subunit gives MSDLFDDPIAGQNTPEFTVSELSGAVKRTIEGEFSYVRVKAEVGRVMHARSGHLYFDLKDDRSVLACTTWKGQVSGLSVVPEEGMEVVVSGKMTTFGNQSKYQLNAVEVTVAGVGALMAMLEKRKKALAAEGLFDEDRKKKLPYLPEIIGVVTSPSGAVIRDILHRLRDRFPRKVLVWPVAVQGQACSGDVANAINGFNKMTPGGALPRPDLIIVARGGGSIEDLWGFNEEVVARATAASDIPIISAVGHETDTTLIDFVSDQRAPTPTAAAELAVPVRRELMAWVDEQGARLTRGLNDALTRREQRLRDVARALPKPETLLQTSRQRLDVMDHRLPNALMSTTDRKRLKLQDKSGPLRPGILMAKLQQSQRDLAARDQRLAPALSRIVERRNDRLDQWANRMRPQLVTDRMTRFDGQIKDVAGRLKRPMDQTLSDLSNRLMSLDRLRETLGYRETIKRGYAVVRGDGNVITDTKTAKKATNIEVEFADGRIALGSTEPAKSLSKKPNPKPPAAPKPDQGSLF, from the coding sequence ATGTCCGATCTGTTTGATGACCCCATTGCGGGGCAAAATACACCTGAATTTACTGTCTCTGAATTGTCCGGCGCGGTGAAACGCACGATTGAGGGCGAATTCAGCTATGTGCGGGTCAAAGCAGAAGTCGGGCGGGTCATGCATGCGCGATCGGGCCATTTGTATTTTGACCTAAAGGATGATCGATCCGTTTTGGCCTGCACCACATGGAAAGGTCAGGTATCCGGCCTGTCCGTCGTCCCCGAAGAGGGGATGGAAGTGGTCGTGTCGGGCAAAATGACGACATTTGGTAACCAATCCAAATATCAGTTGAACGCCGTAGAGGTGACTGTCGCCGGTGTCGGCGCGCTGATGGCGATGTTGGAAAAACGCAAAAAAGCATTGGCCGCTGAGGGATTGTTTGACGAAGATCGTAAGAAAAAACTGCCCTATCTGCCTGAAATTATTGGCGTTGTGACATCGCCCAGCGGTGCGGTGATCCGCGATATCCTGCATCGGTTGCGCGACCGGTTTCCACGCAAAGTGCTGGTTTGGCCCGTGGCTGTGCAGGGGCAGGCCTGTTCGGGCGATGTGGCCAATGCCATCAATGGCTTTAACAAAATGACACCCGGTGGGGCTTTGCCGCGTCCGGATTTGATCATTGTGGCCCGCGGCGGCGGATCGATTGAGGATTTGTGGGGCTTTAACGAAGAGGTGGTCGCTCGCGCCACGGCGGCCTCTGACATTCCGATCATTTCGGCCGTGGGGCATGAAACAGATACAACATTGATCGATTTTGTATCCGATCAACGTGCGCCAACCCCAACGGCGGCGGCGGAATTGGCGGTCCCGGTTCGACGTGAATTGATGGCTTGGGTCGACGAACAAGGCGCGCGACTAACGCGCGGGCTGAACGATGCATTGACCCGCCGGGAACAACGTCTGCGGGATGTGGCGCGGGCATTGCCCAAACCCGAAACATTGTTACAGACATCCCGGCAGAGATTGGATGTGATGGATCACAGGCTTCCTAACGCGTTGATGTCAACTACGGATCGAAAGCGATTGAAGTTGCAGGATAAATCCGGACCCTTGCGGCCCGGTATTCTGATGGCAAAGCTGCAGCAATCCCAGCGGGATTTGGCGGCCCGCGACCAGCGGCTTGCCCCCGCACTGAGCCGGATTGTTGAACGTCGCAATGATCGATTGGATCAATGGGCAAACCGGATGCGCCCCCAATTGGTGACGGATCGAATGACGCGGTTTGATGGGCAGATCAAGGATGTGGCGGGGCGATTGAAACGCCCCATGGATCAAACGTTGTCAGATCTATCAAATCGGCTGATGTCACTGGATCGACTGCGTGAAACATTGGGATATCGGGAAACGATTAAGCGGGGATATGCCGTGGTGCGCGGGGATGGGAACGTCATCACCGATACCAAAACCGCTAAGAAAGCCACCAATATTGAGGTTGAGTTTGCCGATGGCCGAATTGCGCTGGGGTCAACCGAGCCCGCGAAATCGCTGTCTAAAAAGCCAAATCCAAAACCACCCGCAGCGCCTAAACCGGACCAAGGCAGTTTGTTTTAG
- a CDS encoding tetratricopeptide repeat protein: MATIKHSGKCIVAAGLMSVGFSLPLYGESVDDMFAALQSANSEEAARIQERIINDWAKSGSPSVDLLLQRGEEAIDNGNLPAAVEHLTAAIDHAPQFAAAYNARATAYYLQGYYGPALDDIRQTLVLNPRHFYAMAGFAVMLEEFGRQEEALELYRQIDSIHPHLPEVDSSIVRLDLLLGGEPL; this comes from the coding sequence ATGGCGACCATTAAACATTCCGGCAAATGTATCGTTGCGGCAGGGCTGATGTCAGTCGGGTTTTCCCTACCTTTGTATGGGGAAAGTGTGGACGATATGTTTGCAGCGCTGCAATCCGCCAATTCTGAGGAGGCGGCGCGCATTCAAGAGCGAATCATAAACGACTGGGCCAAAAGCGGGTCTCCGTCCGTTGATTTGCTGTTGCAACGCGGCGAAGAGGCCATCGACAACGGTAATTTACCCGCAGCCGTTGAGCATTTAACCGCCGCCATTGACCACGCGCCACAATTTGCAGCCGCCTATAATGCACGGGCCACGGCCTATTATTTACAAGGGTATTATGGGCCAGCTCTGGATGATATTCGCCAGACTTTGGTGCTTAATCCACGGCATTTTTACGCCATGGCAGGGTTTGCCGTCATGCTCGAAGAATTTGGTCGCCAAGAAGAGGCGCTTGAACTCTATCGTCAGATTGATTCTATTCATCCGCATCTGCCAGAAGTGGATTCGTCAATTGTCAGGCTGGATCTGCTATTGGGCGGTGAACCTCTTTAG
- the purD gene encoding phosphoribosylamine--glycine ligase, whose translation MNILILGSGGREHSLAWAVKQNPKCDRLIVAPGNAGIAQIAELADIDILDGDVVASFAEENAIDFVIVGPEAPLAAGVADTLRAAGLAVFGPSQKAAQLEASKAFTKAICDAANAPTAAYARFTDAAPARDYVTAQGAPIVIKADGLAAGKGVIVAMDMDTALAAIDDMFDGEYGDAGAEVVIEEFMEGEEASFFLLVDGETVLPIGTAQDHKRAFDGDKGPNTGGMGAYSPAPVLSDEIADKALNEIIKPTMAVMAAQGMPYQGVLYAGLMIKDGQPRLVEYNARFGDPECQVLMMRLGAQALDLMLACADGRLSEKTVNWADDHALTVVMAADGYPGSYEKGSVINGLDALPETSFEMCFHAGTKEVDGDITAIGGRVLNVTARGATLAEAHANAYAMVDQIEWPEGFNRTDIGWRAL comes from the coding sequence ATGAATATTCTGATCTTAGGTAGCGGCGGGCGCGAACATAGCCTCGCTTGGGCAGTGAAACAAAATCCGAAATGTGATCGTTTGATCGTCGCGCCGGGCAATGCTGGGATCGCCCAAATCGCGGAATTGGCTGATATCGACATTCTGGATGGCGATGTTGTCGCCAGCTTTGCCGAAGAAAACGCGATTGATTTTGTGATCGTCGGACCAGAAGCGCCCTTGGCCGCGGGTGTCGCGGATACGCTGCGTGCCGCAGGGCTGGCGGTGTTTGGTCCCTCACAAAAGGCCGCCCAGCTGGAAGCATCCAAGGCGTTTACCAAAGCAATCTGTGATGCGGCAAACGCCCCAACCGCGGCCTATGCACGGTTTACAGATGCCGCCCCCGCGCGTGACTATGTCACCGCCCAAGGCGCGCCGATTGTAATCAAAGCGGACGGTCTGGCCGCTGGTAAAGGCGTGATTGTGGCCATGGATATGGACACAGCCTTGGCGGCCATCGATGACATGTTTGACGGTGAATATGGCGATGCCGGCGCCGAAGTTGTGATCGAAGAGTTTATGGAAGGCGAAGAAGCATCGTTTTTCCTTTTGGTCGACGGGGAAACCGTTCTGCCCATCGGCACAGCCCAAGACCACAAACGCGCCTTTGACGGCGACAAAGGGCCGAATACTGGCGGCATGGGGGCCTATTCGCCCGCGCCAGTATTGTCCGATGAAATCGCCGATAAGGCATTGAATGAAATCATCAAACCGACCATGGCCGTCATGGCCGCGCAGGGCATGCCCTATCAAGGTGTGCTATATGCTGGCCTGATGATCAAAGACGGCCAACCCCGTTTGGTGGAATATAATGCGCGATTTGGCGATCCTGAATGCCAGGTTCTGATGATGCGGCTAGGTGCTCAGGCGCTGGATCTGATGCTGGCCTGTGCAGATGGGCGTCTGTCAGAAAAAACCGTCAATTGGGCGGATGATCATGCCCTAACCGTTGTGATGGCGGCTGACGGCTATCCGGGATCATATGAAAAAGGCAGCGTGATCAACGGGCTGGATGCATTGCCCGAAACCAGCTTTGAGATGTGTTTTCATGCGGGCACCAAAGAGGTGGACGGAGATATCACCGCGATTGGTGGGCGGGTTTTGAACGTGACCGCACGTGGCGCAACTTTGGCCGAGGCACATGCCAATGCCTATGCAATGGTTGATCAGATCGAGTGGCCCGAAGGGTTCAACCGCACCGACATTGGCTGGCGCGCGCTCTGA
- a CDS encoding RNA-binding S4 domain-containing protein, whose translation MIRLDKYLWQARFFKTRSLSAKLISSGKVRVNGVHASKPARSVGPGDVLTFPQAKIIRVIKILAIGERRGPAPEAQALYEDLTPKAEPSENSKPLNPKFEGKGRPTGRDRRNARSQLRDIDASGLAGARRLD comes from the coding sequence GTGATTCGGCTGGATAAATACCTATGGCAGGCCCGGTTTTTCAAAACCCGCAGCCTGTCAGCCAAGCTCATTTCATCCGGAAAAGTGCGCGTCAACGGCGTACATGCGTCCAAACCGGCCCGATCTGTGGGGCCCGGCGATGTTTTGACGTTCCCACAGGCAAAAATCATCCGTGTGATCAAAATTTTAGCCATCGGGGAACGTCGCGGACCTGCCCCCGAAGCGCAGGCGCTATACGAAGATTTGACTCCCAAAGCCGAGCCAAGCGAGAACAGCAAACCTTTGAACCCGAAATTCGAAGGAAAAGGGCGCCCTACAGGCCGGGATCGGCGGAACGCGCGGTCTCAGTTACGTGATATTGATGCATCTGGACTTGCAGGTGCGCGCCGCTTGGACTAG
- a CDS encoding helicase-related protein, with protein MNSSRITAVLGPTNTGKTHYAIERMLSYRSGIIGLPLRLLAREVYDRIVAQRGAHVVALITGEERIVPDRAQYWVSTVEAMPQGLAPEFLAIDEIQLCGDADRGHVFTDRLLNARGSMETLFMGAETMRSAIAQLVPHAQFMYRDRFSKLTYTGSKKISRMPGRAAIVGFSVENVYAIAELLRRQKGGAAVVMGALSPRTRNAQVELYQNGDVDYLVATDAIGMGLNLDIDHVAFSGLTKFDGRRMRVLSPQELGQIAGRAGRYLNDGTFGVTGEAPILDDEIVDAITEHQFEPVKKLQWRNSRLNFGSINRLLADLQQQTNDPLLTRVRDSDDLMALKTLVKDPLITARAKEGPAIRLLWDVCRIPDFRGISHHEHARLLSEIFGFLVENGRIPDDWLAKHVKRLDRTDGDIDTLSKRLAYIRTWTYVAQRRGWISDEFHWRDATRAVEDRLSDALHGALTQRFVDRRTSVLLRRLKQKESLVADVNDKGEVTVEGEFVGRLEGFRFRQDKSDSSDEAKTLRTASLQALAPEFHLRADRFYNAPDPEIDFTEQGGLMWGSQSVGKLVAGADPMKPLVEAFVDDEAGEDVATKVQRRLQHFIDRKIAAAYEPMFNMLKDEALAPLARGFAFRLSENFGIIPRQDVADEVKALDQETRGQLRKHGVRFGQFTIFMPLLLKPAPTRLRLVLWSINKGLQEFPEAPPAGLVTVPSVDAEPGVFAMSGYRRAGDRAIRIDMLERLADMLRDQNTRAGFEGTADMLSITGMTLDQFANLMSGLGYNAEKGEREKVKAAAKPAEISAEDIAAEVESKVEEEVAKEIIKEDAAKAETAEGPEMEVFYTFTWGGQRRQERAPRREGQASNRKPRDMKGGQRPQAAKGGKRGKGGPNKGGNKAQKFESRPPRKEKKIDPDNPFAAALAGFKAD; from the coding sequence ATGAACTCTTCTCGAATCACAGCCGTTTTGGGCCCGACAAACACGGGTAAAACCCATTACGCCATTGAACGAATGCTCAGCTATCGTTCTGGAATCATTGGATTGCCGCTGCGTTTGCTGGCACGCGAAGTCTATGATCGCATCGTTGCGCAACGCGGCGCGCATGTGGTCGCTCTGATCACTGGCGAAGAACGTATTGTTCCCGACCGCGCCCAATATTGGGTCAGTACCGTCGAAGCCATGCCCCAGGGGTTGGCCCCAGAATTTCTGGCGATTGATGAAATCCAGCTTTGTGGCGACGCCGATCGCGGGCACGTGTTTACGGATCGATTGCTGAATGCACGTGGGTCGATGGAAACCCTGTTTATGGGGGCCGAAACCATGCGCAGCGCGATTGCGCAATTGGTGCCTCATGCACAGTTCATGTATCGCGATCGTTTTTCGAAATTAACCTATACAGGTTCGAAAAAGATAAGTCGCATGCCCGGACGCGCGGCAATTGTTGGGTTTTCGGTTGAAAATGTCTATGCGATTGCTGAATTGTTGCGCCGCCAAAAAGGCGGAGCGGCAGTGGTAATGGGCGCGCTTTCGCCGCGAACACGCAATGCGCAGGTTGAACTCTATCAAAATGGTGACGTGGATTATCTGGTGGCCACTGATGCGATTGGAATGGGGCTGAACCTTGATATCGACCATGTGGCGTTTTCAGGCCTGACCAAATTTGATGGCCGTCGGATGCGGGTCCTTTCGCCGCAGGAATTGGGACAGATTGCGGGTCGGGCCGGGCGGTATCTAAACGATGGCACCTTTGGCGTGACGGGCGAAGCGCCGATTTTAGACGACGAAATTGTGGATGCGATCACCGAACATCAATTTGAACCGGTCAAAAAACTGCAATGGCGCAATTCCCGGCTGAATTTCGGGTCGATCAACCGGTTGTTGGCGGATTTACAGCAGCAAACAAATGACCCGCTTCTGACGCGCGTGCGCGATTCAGATGATCTTATGGCGCTGAAAACGCTGGTCAAAGATCCCCTGATCACGGCCCGCGCCAAAGAAGGCCCAGCGATTCGTTTGCTGTGGGATGTGTGCCGAATTCCGGACTTTCGCGGCATTTCACACCATGAACATGCTCGGCTTTTGTCCGAAATCTTTGGTTTCCTTGTCGAAAACGGGCGGATTCCGGACGATTGGCTGGCCAAACACGTCAAACGACTTGACCGGACCGATGGGGATATCGACACATTATCGAAAAGATTGGCATATATCCGCACATGGACATATGTCGCGCAGCGTCGTGGGTGGATTTCAGACGAATTCCATTGGCGCGACGCAACCCGCGCGGTAGAAGACCGCTTGTCAGATGCGCTGCATGGCGCGCTGACCCAAAGATTTGTGGACCGGCGGACATCTGTCTTGCTTCGCCGGCTCAAACAGAAGGAGAGCCTTGTGGCTGACGTGAATGATAAAGGTGAAGTGACGGTTGAGGGCGAATTTGTCGGCCGTCTTGAAGGATTTCGGTTCCGCCAGGATAAATCGGACAGCTCCGATGAGGCAAAGACGCTGCGTACCGCATCGTTGCAAGCCTTGGCGCCGGAATTCCACCTGCGGGCGGATCGGTTTTACAACGCGCCAGATCCCGAAATTGATTTCACCGAACAGGGTGGCCTGATGTGGGGCAGCCAGTCGGTTGGGAAATTGGTTGCCGGGGCCGACCCGATGAAGCCGCTGGTCGAAGCCTTTGTCGATGACGAAGCTGGCGAAGACGTGGCCACCAAAGTGCAGCGCCGTTTGCAGCATTTCATCGATCGTAAAATTGCCGCCGCCTATGAGCCGATGTTCAACATGCTCAAAGACGAAGCGCTGGCGCCTTTAGCGCGTGGCTTTGCGTTCCGGCTGTCAGAAAATTTTGGCATTATTCCACGTCAGGATGTGGCCGATGAGGTCAAAGCGCTGGATCAAGAAACCCGTGGGCAATTGCGCAAACACGGCGTTCGCTTTGGCCAGTTCACCATCTTTATGCCGCTGTTGCTGAAACCCGCGCCGACGCGTCTGCGTCTGGTTTTGTGGTCCATTAACAAGGGTTTGCAAGAGTTCCCCGAAGCCCCACCAGCGGGTTTGGTGACCGTGCCATCCGTGGATGCGGAACCGGGGGTGTTTGCCATGTCCGGCTATCGTCGCGCAGGCGATCGCGCCATTCGCATCGATATGCTGGAACGCCTGGCGGATATGCTGCGCGATCAAAACACGCGTGCTGGTTTCGAAGGTACGGCCGACATGCTGTCGATCACCGGCATGACGCTGGATCAATTTGCAAACCTGATGTCAGGCCTTGGCTATAACGCCGAAAAAGGCGAGCGTGAAAAGGTCAAAGCCGCGGCAAAACCTGCTGAGATTTCCGCCGAAGACATCGCCGCAGAGGTGGAATCCAAGGTCGAAGAAGAAGTGGCCAAAGAAATCATCAAAGAAGATGCTGCCAAGGCGGAGACCGCTGAAGGCCCTGAAATGGAGGTGTTTTACACCTTCACTTGGGGTGGTCAGCGTCGTCAGGAACGCGCCCCGCGCCGTGAAGGGCAAGCAAGCAATCGCAAACCGCGTGACATGAAGGGTGGCCAGCGTCCGCAGGCTGCCAAGGGGGGAAAACGCGGCAAAGGTGGACCAAACAAAGGTGGCAACAAAGCCCAGAAGTTTGAATCCCGCCCACCACGCAAAGAGAAAAAGATCGACCCGGATAATCCGTTTGCAGCAGCCTTGGCTGGCTTCAAGGCGGATTAA
- a CDS encoding CarD family transcriptional regulator — MSKSKKNEFSPDDFVVYPAHGVGQVVSIETQEVAGFELEMFVIAFEKDKMTLRVPTHKAEEVGMRGLSSPDVVAHAMKTLKGKAKVKKAMWSRRAQEYEQKINSGDLIAIAEVVRDLHRADDQREQSYSERQLYEAALERLTREIAAVSGNDEAAASSEITDVLVSRNAAAA; from the coding sequence ATGAGCAAGAGTAAGAAAAACGAATTTTCGCCCGACGATTTTGTGGTCTATCCGGCCCATGGTGTTGGACAAGTTGTGTCAATTGAAACGCAAGAGGTCGCCGGTTTTGAGCTGGAGATGTTTGTGATTGCGTTCGAAAAAGACAAAATGACCCTGCGGGTTCCGACCCACAAAGCCGAAGAAGTTGGCATGCGTGGTCTGTCGTCGCCGGATGTCGTGGCCCATGCCATGAAAACGCTGAAAGGCAAGGCCAAGGTCAAAAAAGCCATGTGGTCGCGCCGTGCGCAAGAATACGAACAGAAAATTAACTCTGGTGATCTGATCGCGATTGCCGAAGTGGTGCGTGATTTGCACCGTGCAGATGATCAACGCGAGCAGAGCTATTCTGAGCGTCAGTTATACGAAGCCGCGCTGGAACGTCTGACGCGCGAAATTGCAGCGGTATCTGGCAATGACGAAGCCGCCGCGTCGAGTGAAATCACCGATGTTTTGGTCAGCCGGAACGCTGCTGCTGCTTAA